In a genomic window of Xylophilus rhododendri:
- a CDS encoding BUD32 family EKC/KEOPS complex subunit, with protein MNLPSDSDYETGDLDEAGAQEAADFLRQCLATQTEPVQRYLWRDGQVWVKRSVAARPRWHYWLLGLFASAVRLPALAPVPNPGGEQAVRTEARRLRELAARGLRVPPVLAELPQGFLMEHLGRPGQPTPSLAEEMNENTGDDPQKVLALFCQGLQATSRVHAVGTCLSQGFSRNLVRCPDGVIGYVDFEDDPQASLPLLQCQLRDVLCYVHSSAVYLLEAGQLEAAREPWRAWLSARPAALQAQVADSARRMRWLRRLPSDRRWGRDLQRARAAWALLEA; from the coding sequence GTGAACCTGCCATCCGACTCCGATTACGAAACCGGCGACCTCGACGAGGCCGGCGCGCAAGAGGCCGCCGACTTCCTGCGCCAATGCCTGGCCACGCAGACCGAGCCGGTGCAGCGCTACCTGTGGCGCGACGGGCAGGTCTGGGTCAAGCGCAGCGTGGCGGCGCGGCCGCGCTGGCACTACTGGCTGCTGGGCCTGTTCGCCAGCGCCGTGCGCCTGCCCGCGCTGGCGCCGGTGCCCAATCCCGGCGGTGAGCAGGCGGTGCGCACCGAGGCGCGAAGGCTGCGCGAACTGGCCGCCCGCGGCCTGCGGGTGCCGCCGGTGCTGGCCGAGCTGCCCCAGGGCTTTCTGATGGAGCACCTGGGCCGCCCCGGCCAGCCCACCCCCTCGCTGGCCGAGGAGATGAACGAGAACACCGGCGACGATCCGCAGAAGGTGCTGGCCCTGTTCTGCCAGGGCCTGCAGGCCACCTCGCGGGTGCATGCCGTCGGCACCTGCCTGAGCCAGGGCTTCTCGCGCAATCTGGTGCGCTGCCCGGACGGCGTCATCGGTTATGTGGATTTCGAGGACGACCCGCAGGCCAGCCTGCCGCTGCTGCAATGCCAGCTGCGCGACGTACTCTGCTATGTGCACTCCAGCGCCGTCTACCTGCTCGAAGCCGGCCAGCTCGAAGCCGCCCGCGAACCTTGGCGCGCCTGGCTCTCGGCCCGCCCCGCGGCCCTGCAGGCCCAGGTCGCCGACAGCGCACGGCGCATGCGCTGGCTGCGCCGGCTGCCCAGCGACCGGCGCTGGGGGCGCGACCTGCAGCGGGCGCGCGCTGCGTGGGCTTTGCTGGAAGCCTAG
- a CDS encoding GntR family transcriptional regulator — MNTATEERGQRSLLAARRLRELIVSGSLAPGQRITERLIAEQLEGVSRTPLREAFKILEAEGLVTIEPNRGAVVTAMTVEEVAAAIEVLIGLESLAAEPACQQIGDAQVAHIEELHRHMEQAYLAGELMEYFRCNQAIHQAIVDAAGNPVLSRIYAAESARIRRYRYAGNRKTERWRRAVQEHEAILDAVRQRAGPLLREILRQHHRSGWNVAREFLDAELRAVAAGQPRKAARA; from the coding sequence ATGAACACCGCCACCGAGGAACGCGGCCAGCGCAGCCTGCTCGCCGCGCGGCGGCTGCGCGAGCTGATCGTCTCGGGCAGCCTCGCGCCCGGTCAGCGCATCACCGAGCGGCTGATCGCCGAGCAGCTGGAAGGCGTTTCGCGCACGCCGTTGCGCGAGGCCTTCAAGATCCTGGAGGCCGAGGGCCTGGTCACCATCGAGCCCAACCGCGGCGCGGTCGTCACCGCCATGACGGTGGAGGAGGTGGCCGCCGCCATCGAGGTGCTGATCGGCCTGGAATCCCTGGCGGCCGAACCCGCCTGCCAGCAGATCGGCGATGCGCAGGTGGCCCACATCGAGGAGCTGCACCGGCACATGGAGCAGGCCTATCTGGCTGGAGAGCTGATGGAGTACTTCCGCTGCAACCAGGCCATCCACCAGGCCATCGTGGACGCCGCCGGCAACCCGGTGCTGTCGCGCATCTACGCGGCCGAGTCGGCCCGCATCCGCCGCTACCGCTACGCTGGCAACCGCAAGACCGAACGCTGGCGCCGCGCGGTGCAGGAGCACGAAGCCATCCTCGATGCGGTACGCCAGCGCGCCGGCCCGCTGCTGCGCGAGATCCTGCGGCAGCATCACCGCAGCGGGTGGAACGTGGCGCGGGAGTTCCTGGATGCGGAGCTGCGTGCCGTGGCAGCGGGCCAGCCGCGAAAGGCGGCTCGCGCCTAG